From the genome of Candidatus Eremiobacteraceae bacterium:
GAACGACGTGCAGGCCATGGTTCTCCTCAGATCCACTGGCGCGTTCGCGCCCGGTCTGTCGGATGGCTTGCTGGGCGGAGGTCTCCTCCAAGCGTTCCGCGCGGTGTTCCTCGACTACCGCGGGAAGCGGTTGATCCTGGAGAAATGAGGCAAGGCCGCGACGGTCGACCGTAACGGTCGACCGCTCCATCGTCTTCTAAAAGCGTTACGTCCTATTGGAGCGGGCTTCGAAGAATTCGCCCAGCCGATCGAGCTCTTCGTCCGTCAGCGAGACGAACACGACGCCGAATTCGCCGAGATCGCTCGAATGGACAAGCGATGCTTCGATCCGCATCGACATGTCGGCGGCGATCGGCAAGTCGATGAACAACCGGCTTCCCGCCGCTAGACGCTCGTCGAGCAATAAGAGCACGCCGCCAAGGCTGATGTTGTCGACGGTCGCAGCGAACGCGCGACCGGTGACCGCGTCGTACACGGTCACCGGCATCGATATGTTGAAACGAGGGGCTCGCCGCCGGTCGTCGGTGGGCGGCGTCGCGAAATCCGGGGCCATCTACGGTTGCTCGATCGTGTCGACGACCCAATCCGACGATGTCGAATGGGCGAACGCGCCGCAGTAGTCGCAGCGGCCATTCGTCAACTTGAGCGGCGCGCCGCACGATTGACAGGTCGTCGCAAGCGTCGTGTCGCCGGCCGACGAATGCACGCCCGCTTTCCTGATGAAGGTCCAGAACTCGGTGAACGTCTGGCGGAATTGGTTGCCGCTGACGACTTGGCGCGTGTTCTCGTCGACCGTGTAGTCCGTCATGCTCGCGGTGAACGCGACGACGATCGAGTCGTAGGCGTTGCCGGCACTCGCGCTCATGATGTGCGCGTTGCCGATGACGATGTTCTCGAGGACGTCGACTTGATGATTCGCGATCAGCTGATCCGTCTGCATCTTGTGGCGCTCGTACAGCGCATCGCTCATGCACTCGCGCGCGAGGTCCTGATTGCGGGCGGCCCATGCCTGCTGGACCTTGAAGAACGACGTCTGCGCGCGATCGAGAAAGGCGCGCTCGTCGAAATTCGGATCTTTCGCCTTGATCGCAGCGATGCCGTCTTTCGCATCTGCTTCGTCGAAATGGCGCGAGGGGATCGCGGGCGCTTCGGTCGGCGCCCAGCCTGGCTGCGGTGGATCTGATTCCATGATATCGCCGACGAGCGTCGTGCCGCCGCCGAACCCGCCGCGCATGCCGCGCGCACCGCGCCGCATCTGTCGGAACACGTAGAGCACGACGAATAGCGCGATGAGGCCGCCCCAGCTGCCGTGTGTGAAGAACAGCAGCGGCACGAGGCCCCACAGCCCGTCACCGCCATCGCCGCCAAAATCGCCTCCGCCACCACCGCCGCCGTAGCTTTGACCGCCGCCGGCGCGCGCCAACGCGATGGCAGGCGCGATCAAAAACGGCAGCGCGATGAACGCGGCCTGCGATCTGATGTAGAGACGTGTCGGGTGCTTCATGCTCCAGTTTCTCACGCGCGACTTCGCGTCAGTGGCGTTTCCTACCGCCCTTCGCGCCGGAAAGTTCCGCCTTAACACGCTTTGACGGCGCGGCCGTCCCGCTGCCCGCGAAGCGCCGAATCGCTGCGACATTCTTCTTGTCGTGTGAGGATTCGGGCGTCTCACAAATGGCCGCCACGTGTTGGAAACCGGGCGCCGTGAGGATCGCCTTGAAACCGGAGGGCCCGATATTCCCTTCGCCGATGTGCCAGTGAAGGTCGCGTTTCGCCCCGAGCTCGACGCGCGTGTCGTTCGTATGCAATGCGCGAACGCGCTTGAGGCCGATGTGTTTCTTCACCTCGCGCACGAACGCATCGACACCTTTTTGCGACGCGATGTCGTAGCCGCTCGCCCACGAGTGAGCTGTGTCGAGACACACGCCGACGCGCGGCGATCCGACCGCGCGCAATATCTCGCCTAGCTCATCGATGCGTCCGCCGCATGCGTTACCCGCACCGGCCGAATTCTCCAACAATAACATCGGGCCGGCTGATGCGCTCGCGATGAGCGTCTTGAGCGTCGCGACAACGCGCTCGAAACCGGCCTCGCGGTCTTCGGTACCGTAGCTGCCGAGGTGCGTGTTGACGTACTCGATGCCTGCGCGCGACGCGAGCTCGAGGTCGTGAGCGACGAGGATCGTGCTCAACCGCTGCAATTCTTTTTTCGACGTGACGAGGTTGACCAGGTACGACGTGTGTATGACGGTCGGTTTGATGTCGTGCTTCTTGCGAAGCGCTTTGAACTCGTCCCATGCGGCGGCGTCGTACGGCGTACGCCGAAACGCACGCGGGTTGCCGGCGAAGATCTGGATCGTGTCGCAACCTTTCTCGAGCGCCTCGGCGACGGTCGCTTTGAAGCCCTTGCCGATGCCGACGTGTACGCCGAATCTCATGCGCGGCGCTTTCTGCGACCGAGGTATAGATACTCTTTCCCTTTGACGGAGAACGCGCCGGTCGGTGCCCCGTGTTCGAGCAACTTTCGCAAAGCCGCGAGATACGCTGGCCGCCTCTCGCCGAGCGCGATGCGAAGCGTTTCGCGCGAACTCTCGTAGCCGACGAACGAGTCGATCGTGAACGGCAACGTGGTCTCGGACTCGCGCCGCTCTCGATCGACGAGCCCGCACCCTTTCCACCACTCGCGCAAACTGGCCGACGAAGCGGTCCAAACGACGTTCGGATCCTGACCGGACCACGACCGCTCGAGGTCGTCCGCCGCCTTCACGAACGGATCCGAGGCATCGTAGTGCTTCCAATATTGCGCGTGGGCGCCGCCAGGCACGAGCACGCGTGCGATTTCGCTGAGCACCCGAGGTCCGTCAAACCAATGGAATGCTTGCCCGCACGTCACGAGCGCGAAGGACGCGTCAGAGAACGGCAGCGCTTCGGCGCGGCCTTCGTAGAACGTCGCGCCGGACAAGCCGGCGTGTCTCGCGACGTCGAGCATGTTCGGAGCGATGTCGATGCCGGTGACCGCGACGCCGCGAGCGACAAGGCCGCGCGTCGAAAGCCCCGTGCCGCAGGCGAGATCGAGCGCGCGCCGCTCGTGCAAAGGTCCGGCGTACGCGAGGATCGCGTCGAACAGCGCATCGGAATACGACGTCCGATAGCGTTCGTATTCGGCCGCGAGCGTGTCGAAGTCGGACCGGTACTGCAGTGTCAAAGGGGTCCTCGATCTTCGGTCGAGCTAAGGCTCGACCGCTACAAAGTGAGCGCTTGGCTAGGCGGGTTCGCGCATCGTGCGCTCGAGCTCGTCGGAGACGCTGTGCGTCAGCTTCGCATCGCCGTGCGCCGCGATCTCGTCTTCGTGACCCTCGACCGATTCGTGTATCTGATCCATCGCGGCCATCCGTCCTTCGCCCAGCGGCAGGGCGATGACGCGCCCCTCGACACGTTTGGGCGCGCCTTCGGGAGGCGGCGGCAGCTCGTCGAGCGAGCGCAGACCGAACGCTTCGAGGAAGTACTCGGTCGTGCCGTAGATGATCGGCCGCCCGACGACCTCCTTGCGGCCGAGCTCTTTGACGAATCGGCGCTGCTCGAGCGTCATCATGACGCCGTCGACGTTGACGCCGCGGATGCTCTCGATCTCCGCCCGCGTCACCGGCTGCAGGTACGCGACGATCGCGAGCGTCTCCATCGACGCGGGCGACATATGCGTCTTCGGCGGCAACAGGAAGCGCTCGATGTCGTCGCGGCAATCGGGATTGCTCGTGAGCCTAAAGCCGCCGCCGACTTCGCGCAACGCGAGCCCGCTATCGGCGCGCGCCTTCCGCAACTGCTCGATCGCGTCGCGGATCTCGGGCGCTTCGGCGCCGGTGACGGCGCATAGGTCTTTTTCGCTCACCGGTTCCGACGCGACGAAGAGGATCGACTCGACGCGGCTACGCAGAGTGGGCGAGGCCACTTGTCGCTCCCTTTGGCGCCGGCGCGAACGATATGTCGTCGAAGAGCTTGCGCTGCGAATAGACGATCTTGCGCGCGCGGATGAGCTCGAGTACCGCGAGGAACGTGACGACGATCTCGAGCTTCTCACATCCCGCGATGAGCTCGCCGAACGTGATCTCCGGCTGCTCTCGCACTTGCCGGAGCACGTAGTTCATCTTGACGACGACCGAGAACGCTTCGCGCTTGACGACGGCCGGTCGAGCTTCCGCGTTCGCGAGCACGCGCGCGAACGCTTCGGCGAGCGTCTTCGCATCGAGGACGAAACGCTGGACGATGCCTTCTTCGGGCGCCGGCGGCCGCGGATAGTACGAAGCGTTCTCTTCGTAGCGCTCCTTCAGGTCGGCGCCGGCTATCTTGAATTGCTTGTACTGGAGCAGCCGCTGCCGCAGGGCTTCTTCGGCCGCCAATGCCTCTTGAGCGAGCTCGTCGACGAACGGCGGCGGAGGCGGCGGGAGCAGTTTCTTCGATTTGATGAAGACGAGCGTCGCCGCGATGACGAGGTATTCGCTCGCGATCTCGACGTCGAGCGCTTCCATGAGCGCGATGTAGCCCAAATACTGCTCGCAGACCGACGCGAGGCTGACGGTCGTGATGTCGAGGTCGGCGGAGACGACGAGTTGGAGCAGAAGGTCGAGGGGACCGGCGAAGACGTCGAGTTGGACGAGCAACGGAGGCTTGCCGGTTTCGGGGGGCGCCTGAATATCGAGCGCTATCTTGGTCGGCTCCTCACGTTAGTATTGCCACGTCTTCTTCCCGACGGTCACACTCCCACCCTGCGGAATGATCTCGATGTAGATCTGCCCCGGCTCGAGCGGGATGTCATGCCGATCGGCGTCGACGATGCGCGGAAATTCCGTCGGGCCGTCCGCCACCCACGTGCCTTCGCTGACGACGCCGTCGCGGACGAGCACTGCCGGGAACTCGCCGTAGACGTCCATCTTCAGATCGCCTTGATCGTCGAGGACGGTCGCGGGAATCCAAACGGCGATGACGTCGGAGATGCGATACGGAGTTGGATCGCCGAGGTCGTGCTGGACCACGCCGCCGATCGTCCGCTCGTACGCGCCTTTGCTGAAGACGTAGCGCACCGAATAGTGCATCCAAAAGTCGACCGTGATCCCCGGCGCTGTCAGCACGCGAGGCGCGTCCGAAAACGTGAAGCCGGATTCGCCGTACGGCATGTCGGGCCAGCCGTGGTTGGGACCATCTTCGCGGATGCGCGCGATCGAGGTGTAGAGGTTGTGCGGCATCTCGCGGCTGTCGTCGCGCCAGAACGCCTCCTCGGCGATCAATATCTCTTCCATGTCGGCGAAACCGCTCGCCCGCAGCTCGCGCAGCGGCTCCCAGACGTCATCGTTCTCGCCGGCGTGCGCGAGGTACGGCTGATACGGCCGCGCCAAGTCGACGAAATAGAGCCGCGTCGATCGCACCGGCCCGATCTTCGGCGGCGCGTTCTCCAAAAAGAGCGCCATGTAGCGCGTTATCCCGCCTTCCGCCTCGACCTCGTAGACGATGTCCGCACCGCGCAGACCGCTCTGCGGCCGAGTCTTGTGCGGGTAGTTGTCGATCATGACCGCCGTGATGCGATGCATCGTCGACAGCGGGAGAACGGACAGACCGTTGAGCGGGCTTGAGACGTGGAGCGGCGTCGGCGAAACGGTCGGCGTCGGCACGGGTGCGGGTGCTTGGCGCACGCAACCGCCGAAAGCGACCGCGATAGCGGCGGCGATATAAGCGAGACGGCAGCGTAGCACGCGATCGGTCGAAGCGTTCAGGACGAGAACCCCAACCCTTCCGGACCACGCTCCGTGACGATTCCTTGCGCCATCGTCGCGAGCCGGCGTTCGTTGAGATGCGTGAGGACGTCGAGCAGCTCTTCGAGCGGCACCCACGCGACTTCGTCGACCTCTCCCGCCTGCGGCTTCGGCATCCCGCGCAGATAGCGCATGAGGAAGAAATGGACGACTTTGCTGTGCTTGATCTTGTCGCTGTAGAACCAGTATCGGATATCCGATAGCTTCTCGATGATGACCGCCTCGATCGCGGTCTCTTCTTGGACCTCGCGGACGGCGGCGGTCTCGATCGTCTCGGTCGGCTCTACGTGACCCTTCGGAAACGACCAGATGCGCGGGCTCGACCGCCCGATGATGAGTCCTTCGAATGCGCCGTTACGGCGCTTGAGGACAAGACCGCCCGCCGACCGCTCGTGCTTGACCCGGCGCGGACGGCGAGCCGAGCCGCCATCGTGGCGAGGCGGCTTATCCACCCGGCGTCCAGCGCAATCCGATGCCCTTGTTCGCAAGCCGTCCGACCTGCGCTTCATCGACGCGTCGCACGGCCGTGTTGCGCGGCAGTTCGCGCATCGAATCCGGGTCAGCGTGCGCTTGCGAGACGAGGCCGCGCAAGACCTCGACGAACTCGTCGAGCGTCTCCTTCGTTTCGGTCTCGGTCGGTTCGATCATCAGGCACTCGGGCACGACGTGCGGCCAGTACATCGTCGGCGCGTGGATGCCGGCGTCGAGCAGACCTTTCGCGATGTCGAGGGCACGCACGCCGGTCGACTTCTTGAGCTCCTCGGCCGAACAGACGAATTCGTGGCGACAGCGATCGGCGTACGGCAGCGTGAGCAGATCTTTGACGCGTTCGCGCACGTAGTTGGCGTTGAGGACCGCGAGCTGGCTGTTACGGCGCAGGCCGTCGAGCCCGTGCACCGCGATGTACGCGTACGCGCGGACGAGCGCGATGAAGTGCGATGCGAAGACGCGCACGGGTCCGATCGAGTTCGGCGCGGCTGAATCGAGCGCGAACTCGGCGCCCTTGCCGTCGTTGTCGCGCTTGACGACTCTCGGCACCGGCAGATACGGAGCAAGGCGCGCCGACGCGCCGACCGGCCCTGCGCCTGGACCACCGCCGCCGTGCGGCACCGAGAACGTCTTGTGCAGGTTGAGATGCATGAGGTCGAATCCCATATCGCCGGGCCGGCACAGCCCCACGATCGCGTTCGCGTTCGCGCCGTCGTAGTACATGAGCCCGCCCGCGTCGTGGACGGCTTTCGTCATCTCGACGATGTCGTCTTCGAACAGGCCGAGCGTGTTCGGATTCGTCATCATGCACACGGCGACCGTATCGTCGAGCACCGCGCGAAGCGCGGCGAGATCGGTGCGGCCGTGCGGCGTCGACGGAACGGAGACGACCTTGTAGCCGACCATCGCCGCGCTCGCGGGGTTCGTGCCGTGCGCGGTGTCGGGGACGATGCACGTCGCGCGTTTGTGATCGCCGCGATCGCGATGATACTTCTTCGCCATGAGCATCGCGGTGAGCTCGCCATGCGCGCCGGCGCAGGGCATGAGCGAAAACGCTTCCATGCCGAAGAGGCTCGACAGCGTGCGCTCGAGCCGCCACATCATCTGGAGCGCGCCCTGCGCGCAACCGTCGTCGACGAGCGGATGGAGGTCGGCGAAGCCGGAGAAGGCGGAGACCGCTTCGTTGAGCTTCGGATTGTATTTCATCGTGCACGAACCGAGCGGATAGAAGTTCGTGTCGACGGAGAAATTCCGGTGCGAGAGCGCGACGAAATGGCGTGTCACTTCGAACTCGGCGAGATCAGGAAGCGGCAAGTCCTTGCGCAGCAGCGACGCGTCGAGATAGTCCGCCGGCGTGCCGGCGTCGTCGACGAACGAGCTGCCTCGCCCGGGCTCGCCTTGTTCAAACAGCAGCGACGGCATGTTCCATCACTTCTTTGAGGCGCGCTGCGAAGCGTGCGATCCCCTCTATCGACGTCGTCTCCGTCGCACAGACGAGCAGATCATTTTCGTCGCCGGATCCGAGACGCGAGAGCGGCAGCCCCGCGACGATGTCGTGCGGCTTCAACGCGTCGACGGCGCGACTGGCCGCTACCGGCAGTCTGACGGCGAACTCGTTGAAGAACGGCGCGTCGAAACGCGCGGTCACCCCGTCGAGCGACAACAGCGCCTTGCGAAGATCGCGAGCGCGAGCCATGTTCGCCGCCGCGATCGAGCGCAGCCCGTGCGCGCCGACCGTCGCGAGGTAGATCGTCGCGAAGAGCGCGCAGAGCGCTTGATTCGTGCATATATTGGAAGAGGCGAGTTCGCGCCGGATGTGCTGCTCGCGCCCCTGCAGCGTCAAGACGTATGCTTTGCGGCCGTCGACGTCGTGCGTCTCGCCGACGAGCCGGCCCGGCAATCTTCGAACGTGCTCTTTCGTCGTCGCGACGAAGCCGACGTACGGGCCGCCGTAGCCGACGGGCAAGCCGAACGACTGCGCCTCGCCGACGGCGATGTCAGCGCCGCACTCCCCCGGGGTCTTGAGCGCGCCAAGCGACATCGCTTCGACGATCACCTCGACGCAAAGCGCCTTGGCGGCGTGCGCGGCTTTCGCGCATGCGGCGACGTCCTCGATGCAGCCGTAGAAGTTCGGGCTTTGCACGACGAACGCGGCCGCGCCGTCCATCGACGCGGGGATATCTGTCGTGCCGTTAGAGAGCAGCGGTGCGTCGACGATCTCGATGCCCATGCCGTCCGCATACGTCTTCAACACCGCGCGATAGCCGGGATGGAGCGCCGCGCTCACGACGACGCGTTTCGATCCGGTCGCTTGCGACGCCATGATGACGCCTTCGACGAGCGCGGTCGAGCCATCGTACACCGACGCGTTGCTGACGTCGAGCCCGGTGAGCAAGCAGACGTACGTCTGCCACTCGAAGATGGCCTGAAGACTTCCCTGACTCGCCTCGGCTTGGTACGGCGTGTACGCAGTGATGAATTCGCTGCGCGTCGCGAGATACGGCACCGCGGGCGGCTGGTAGTGGCGGTATGCGCCGGCACCGAGGAACGAGGCGTCTACGTCGCCCGGCTGGTTCTTGCGCGAGAGCTCGCGCAGATGCTGGTAGGCGACGGACTCGGGCATCGCCGGCGGCACGTCGAGATCGCCCGCGATGGCAAGTCCGCGCGGCGGCGCGGCAAGCGCGTCGAGCGACGTGACGCCGATGACGTCGAGCATCTCGCGGACGTCGTGTTCCGTGTGCGGTGCGTACATCGGGCTGTTAGTGAGACTCCGCCTGGACGACGACGTCGTACGCGGCCGCATCGAGCAACTGCTTCGATTGGCCGGCGTCGGCGACGTCGATCTTGACGAGCCAGCCGTCGCCGAACGGATCGCCGTTCACCTTCGCCGGATCGTCGACGACCGATGAATTCACCTCGGTGACCGTGCCTGATATCGGTGCGAAGATGTCGGAGACCGCTTTCACCGACTCGACGACGCCGATCGGCTTACCCTGTTCGAGGCTCGCGCCGATCTTAGGAAGCTCGACGTAGACGATATCGCCGAGCGCATTCTGGGCGTGCTCGGTGATGCCGATGAGGGCGCGTGCGCCGTCGATCTTCACCCACTCGTGCTCTTTCGTGTAGAACCTGTCGGTAGGCTGTGCCAAAAAGATCGTTCTCCCGTCGCGGCCTTCAGCGCGACCGCTTATAGAATGGCAATGTGACGACGTGCGCCGGGTGCCGCTGACCCCGGATCTCGACCTCGATCTCCGTGCCGGGCGCGGCGGCGTCGCTGCTGACGAGCGCAGTCGCGATATTCTTGCCGCCGAGCGCCGGAGCGGGCGATCCGCTGCGTATCTCGCCGGCGGCGATATCGCCTACGAATACTTGATACCCCGCTCGAGCCGGCGCGCGCCCGTCCATGATGAGGCCCGCGATCCGGTCGTAGCCGCCGCGGCTTCGTTGATCGACGAGCGCTTGCTTTCCGACGAAGCCGGGTTTGTCGAGCTTGACCGCCCAATCGAGACCGGCTTGCAGTGGTGTGATCGTCTCATCGAGCTCGTGGCCGTATAGCGGCATCCCGGCCTCGAGCCGCAGCACGTCGCGCGCGCCGAGGCCGGCGGGGCGCAGTCCGACCCTCGGCCCTTCGGCCGTCAGCTTATCCCAAAGCCGCTCGGCGTCGCTCGCGGCGATGAAGAGCTCGAAGCCGTCCTCGCCCGTATAGCCCGTCCGCGCGATCTCGGCCTTGACTCCGTCGACGACACCGTCGACGGCGTGGTAGTACTTGATCGACTTCAGATCGACCGACGTCAACGGCTGGAGCAGCTCGATGCTCCGCGGACCTTGGAGCGCGATGAGCGCCGAGCGCGCGGTTCGATCGTCGATCGAGATGCCGTTCGGCTTGCCGGCGCCGCCGTTCAGCCACGCCCACATCTTCGCCGAGTTCGACGCGTTGACGACGACGAGCCAGTGCGAAGGCAAGCGGTAGATGATGGTGTCGTCGAGCGCTCCGCCCGAATCGTTCGTGAAGACGTTGTAGCGGGCCTGACCCGGACGCATCGTCGCGACTTCGTTGACGGTGAGCGTGTCGAGCCATTCGGGAACGCCCTCGCCGGTCAAGACGAACTGCCCCATGTGGCTGAGATCGAACATGCCGACGGCCGTGCGCACCGCTCGGTGTTCGTCGATGATGCCGCTGTATTGGATGGGCATAAGAAAGCCCCCGAAGGGGGACATCTTGGCGCCTAGGCGGACGTGCGTTCCGTATAACGCGGTCCGTTCTTCGGTGGCGTTCGTCACTTTGCGGATTTCGGCGAGAGCCTAAGTGCGTCCTAGCCTTGGAGTCAGCTGTCTCGCCAGCCGAGGATCTTCGCGGCGAGCGCCGTCCTACTCTTGACGCCGATCTTCGCGAACACGCGCTTGAGGTGGTCTTCGATCGTGTACTCGGTGAGGACGAGCTGGTCCGCGATGCGCCGATTCGAATAGCCGTAGAGGACGAGCATGACGACGTCGCACTCGCGCGGCGACAGCGCGAACTTCTCGATGTTCGCCGCGACCGCATCGCGTCGCTGTACGCGTTCGAGGACGAGCAAGAGATGGCGCCCGCGAGGACCGGAGATGTGGCACGCCCGCACGCAAAGATCGACGGTGAGCAGCGCGGCCGCGGTCGTATCGTGGCGATCGCGAAGACGCGCGCGCAGTTGCGGCAGCAGGCCGGCGAGGACGCGCGGGATCTGTCTCGGCTCCAGGTCGTCGTCGGCGTGCGCCGCGACTTCGCGGAGCATCTCCGACGAGCGTCCGTTCGCGAGGATCAGCGCATCGCCGTCGTCGAGGATCATGATGCCGGGCATCTGTCGGCTTTGCGCGTGGCCGAGCAGCGCCGATTCGATCGGTTCGGTGTTCAAGCTGTCTTCCGGGTCAGCGTTCAAGCTCGTTACCCGTCACTCGTCAACCGTCATATGAAGTCCTTGGAATGGGCTCTTCGAGGCGATACCCCTCGGAGACCGGCCCTATGAGGTCTAGAGGTCCTGGTACGGGGACTCAAATTTATATGGGACTTTCCCTGATTCCCGGGGTTTAGTGGGGCGAGGTACCTATGGTATAACTCATGCACTGGACCGACCGGCATCGCTAAGACCGGGGCAATTGGGACCAATACCTTAACGCCCCGCTTCCCTCGCGTTCACCGGCCCATAAGACGGATTCGGCACAGTAGAGTGGGGAACATTTCGGGCTCGCTCTTCGCTTTGCGTCTCGGGCGGCCCCCACGGAGGACCGGTAAGTCAGGATGGAACGAGTGCGCATAGCTGTCATTGAGCAACAGGCCCTTTTCCGCAAATCCCTGTGCCAGTTACTCGCCAAGGACGAGCGCTTCAACGTCATCCCCGAGTGCATCGAGCAAGGTGACGTCGCGCGCATCGCCGGCACGAAACCCGATCTCGTGCTCTTCGACGTCGACTTCCACAAAGGCGATCCCGTCGACGCCGTCAAGTTCTTGCGCGAGGCGCATCCGAGCGTCAAGATCTGCCTGCTTTCCATGCACGCGCAGCAAGATCTGCTCGCGCGCAGCCTCATCTTCGGCGTCGAGGGCTACGTCATCAAAGACATCGGCCCGTCGGATCTGACCCGCGCATTGCTCATGATCCACTCGGGTGACGTCTATGTCGATCCCCGTCTGGCGGGCAACATGCTGCGTCGCTTGAGCACGCGCCGCTATCGCAGCGACCCGACGGAACTTTCCGAGCGCGAGACGGACGTCATCCGGCTCATCGCCCTCGGCCTCTCGAACAAGCAGATCTCGGAGAAGCTGTTCTTGAGCGAGAAGACGGTCAAGAACCACATCAGCCGGATCTTCTCGAAGCTCAACGTGACGGCACGCACGCAAGCTGCCATCCACGCGATCAAGAACGGCATCGTCTAACCCGATCCGTCGAAGATCCCTCGCACCGCCGCTCTTAATGGAGCGGCGGTTCGCGTTTTCCCCGTTATGCACAGCGTTGAGTGGGCCCGTTGGATAGTCCCAGGGAGCGAGCGCTAAGTTACGCCTCGATAAGTCCCAGTAGAAATGGCCCCATTCCGGCCACTTGGGGCCAAAGTCTGCCGGGGAAATAAGTCCCGCGGCGTATCGACCCGCGGGTCGGAAG
Proteins encoded in this window:
- a CDS encoding deoxyribonuclease IV, whose translation is MRFGVHVGIGKGFKATVAEALEKGCDTIQIFAGNPRAFRRTPYDAAAWDEFKALRKKHDIKPTVIHTSYLVNLVTSKKELQRLSTILVAHDLELASRAGIEYVNTHLGSYGTEDREAGFERVVATLKTLIASASAGPMLLLENSAGAGNACGGRIDELGEILRAVGSPRVGVCLDTAHSWASGYDIASQKGVDAFVREVKKHIGLKRVRALHTNDTRVELGAKRDLHWHIGEGNIGPSGFKAILTAPGFQHVAAICETPESSHDKKNVAAIRRFAGSGTAAPSKRVKAELSGAKGGRKRH
- a CDS encoding segregation/condensation protein A: MLVQLDVFAGPLDLLLQLVVSADLDITTVSLASVCEQYLGYIALMEALDVEIASEYLVIAATLVFIKSKKLLPPPPPPFVDELAQEALAAEEALRQRLLQYKQFKIAGADLKERYEENASYYPRPPAPEEGIVQRFVLDAKTLAEAFARVLANAEARPAVVKREAFSVVVKMNYVLRQVREQPEITFGELIAGCEKLEIVVTFLAVLELIRARKIVYSQRKLFDDISFAPAPKGATSGLAHSA
- a CDS encoding PilZ domain-containing protein, translating into MAPDFATPPTDDRRRAPRFNISMPVTVYDAVTGRAFAATVDNISLGGVLLLLDERLAAGSRLFIDLPIAADMSMRIEASLVHSSDLGEFGVVFVSLTDEELDRLGEFFEARSNRT
- the gcvPB gene encoding aminomethyl-transferring glycine dehydrogenase subunit GcvPB; this translates as MPSLLFEQGEPGRGSSFVDDAGTPADYLDASLLRKDLPLPDLAEFEVTRHFVALSHRNFSVDTNFYPLGSCTMKYNPKLNEAVSAFSGFADLHPLVDDGCAQGALQMMWRLERTLSSLFGMEAFSLMPCAGAHGELTAMLMAKKYHRDRGDHKRATCIVPDTAHGTNPASAAMVGYKVVSVPSTPHGRTDLAALRAVLDDTVAVCMMTNPNTLGLFEDDIVEMTKAVHDAGGLMYYDGANANAIVGLCRPGDMGFDLMHLNLHKTFSVPHGGGGPGAGPVGASARLAPYLPVPRVVKRDNDGKGAEFALDSAAPNSIGPVRVFASHFIALVRAYAYIAVHGLDGLRRNSQLAVLNANYVRERVKDLLTLPYADRCRHEFVCSAEELKKSTGVRALDIAKGLLDAGIHAPTMYWPHVVPECLMIEPTETETKETLDEFVEVLRGLVSQAHADPDSMRELPRNTAVRRVDEAQVGRLANKGIGLRWTPGG
- the scpB gene encoding SMC-Scp complex subunit ScpB; the protein is MASPTLRSRVESILFVASEPVSEKDLCAVTGAEAPEIRDAIEQLRKARADSGLALREVGGGFRLTSNPDCRDDIERFLLPPKTHMSPASMETLAIVAYLQPVTRAEIESIRGVNVDGVMMTLEQRRFVKELGRKEVVGRPIIYGTTEYFLEAFGLRSLDELPPPPEGAPKRVEGRVIALPLGEGRMAAMDQIHESVEGHEDEIAAHGDAKLTHSVSDELERTMREPA
- a CDS encoding NUDIX hydrolase, which codes for MDKPPRHDGGSARRPRRVKHERSAGGLVLKRRNGAFEGLIIGRSSPRIWSFPKGHVEPTETIETAAVREVQEETAIEAVIIEKLSDIRYWFYSDKIKHSKVVHFFLMRYLRGMPKPQAGEVDEVAWVPLEELLDVLTHLNERRLATMAQGIVTERGPEGLGFSS
- a CDS encoding DUF3048 domain-containing protein, with the protein product MLRCRLAYIAAAIAVAFGGCVRQAPAPVPTPTVSPTPLHVSSPLNGLSVLPLSTMHRITAVMIDNYPHKTRPQSGLRGADIVYEVEAEGGITRYMALFLENAPPKIGPVRSTRLYFVDLARPYQPYLAHAGENDDVWEPLRELRASGFADMEEILIAEEAFWRDDSREMPHNLYTSIARIREDGPNHGWPDMPYGESGFTFSDAPRVLTAPGITVDFWMHYSVRYVFSKGAYERTIGGVVQHDLGDPTPYRISDVIAVWIPATVLDDQGDLKMDVYGEFPAVLVRDGVVSEGTWVADGPTEFPRIVDADRHDIPLEPGQIYIEIIPQGGSVTVGKKTWQY
- a CDS encoding Tim44-like domain-containing protein, whose amino-acid sequence is MKHPTRLYIRSQAAFIALPFLIAPAIALARAGGGQSYGGGGGGGDFGGDGGDGLWGLVPLLFFTHGSWGGLIALFVVLYVFRQMRRGARGMRGGFGGGTTLVGDIMESDPPQPGWAPTEAPAIPSRHFDEADAKDGIAAIKAKDPNFDERAFLDRAQTSFFKVQQAWAARNQDLARECMSDALYERHKMQTDQLIANHQVDVLENIVIGNAHIMSASAGNAYDSIVVAFTASMTDYTVDENTRQVVSGNQFRQTFTEFWTFIRKAGVHSSAGDTTLATTCQSCGAPLKLTNGRCDYCGAFAHSTSSDWVVDTIEQP
- the gcvPA gene encoding aminomethyl-transferring glycine dehydrogenase subunit GcvPA, encoding MYAPHTEHDVREMLDVIGVTSLDALAAPPRGLAIAGDLDVPPAMPESVAYQHLRELSRKNQPGDVDASFLGAGAYRHYQPPAVPYLATRSEFITAYTPYQAEASQGSLQAIFEWQTYVCLLTGLDVSNASVYDGSTALVEGVIMASQATGSKRVVVSAALHPGYRAVLKTYADGMGIEIVDAPLLSNGTTDIPASMDGAAAFVVQSPNFYGCIEDVAACAKAAHAAKALCVEVIVEAMSLGALKTPGECGADIAVGEAQSFGLPVGYGGPYVGFVATTKEHVRRLPGRLVGETHDVDGRKAYVLTLQGREQHIRRELASSNICTNQALCALFATIYLATVGAHGLRSIAAANMARARDLRKALLSLDGVTARFDAPFFNEFAVRLPVAASRAVDALKPHDIVAGLPLSRLGSGDENDLLVCATETTSIEGIARFAARLKEVMEHAVAAV
- a CDS encoding class I SAM-dependent methyltransferase, with amino-acid sequence MTLQYRSDFDTLAAEYERYRTSYSDALFDAILAYAGPLHERRALDLACGTGLSTRGLVARGVAVTGIDIAPNMLDVARHAGLSGATFYEGRAEALPFSDASFALVTCGQAFHWFDGPRVLSEIARVLVPGGAHAQYWKHYDASDPFVKAADDLERSWSGQDPNVVWTASSASLREWWKGCGLVDRERRESETTLPFTIDSFVGYESSRETLRIALGERRPAYLAALRKLLEHGAPTGAFSVKGKEYLYLGRRKRRA